In Pelomonas sp. SE-A7, one genomic interval encodes:
- a CDS encoding ribonucleoside-diphosphate reductase subunit alpha: MVGIDSAAAPQSTYAAYQIIRRNGAVVSFEPSKIAVALMKAFLAVHGTSGAASASVRETVDALTESVVRALLRSRPSGGTFHIEDVQDHVELGLMRGGHHEVARAYVLYRERRSQERLRQGETVAAKQVQPELFVVDGGQRVPLDLAKLSALISSSCEGLGADVKAEPILAETQRNLYDGVPIDEVYKAAILAARTLIEKDPSYSQATARLLMHTVRKEILGEEVTQAEMHSRYAEYFPQFIKKGIQAELLDEKLAQYDLAKLGGALKADRDFQFDYLGLQTLFDRYFLHVEGRRIEMPQAFFMRVAMGLALNEIDREARAIEFYEVLSSFDFMSSTPTLFNSGTRRSQLSSCYLTTVADDLDGIYEALKENALLSKFAGGLGNDWTPVRALGSHIKGTNGKSQGVVPFLKVVNDTAVAVNQGGKRKGAVCAYLESWHLDIEEFLELRKNTGDDRRRTHDMNTANWIPDLFMRRVMDGGDWTLFSPSTCPDLHDLFGKEFEAAYTAYEAKADRGELKLFKRMPAKDLWRKMLSMLFETGHPWITFKDACNVRSPQQHVGVVHSSNLCTEITLNTNDSEIAVCNLGSVNLKQHLKDGGIDHAKLKKTVATAMRMLDNVIDINYYAVKKARDSNLRHRPVGLGIMGFQDALYALRTPYASQEAVEFADRSMEAVCYYAYWASTELAQERGRYSSYRGSLWDRGILPIDSLDLLAEARGGYVEVDRSQTMDWNSLRGRIAEHGMRNSNCVAIAPTATISNIIGVDASIEPCFGNLSVKSNLSGEFTVINEALVRDLKKLGLWDDVMVMDLKHFDGSLRRIDRVPEELKNLYATAFEVETEWLVEAAARRQKWIDQAQSLNIYMAGASGKKLDETYKLAWLRGLKTTYYLRTISASSIEKSTVTKSGQLNSVSSSSGAIHAAPAAVETASVAQDATPATDIKFCSIDNPDCEACQ, translated from the coding sequence ATGGTCGGCATCGACAGCGCCGCGGCACCGCAGTCGACGTACGCCGCGTACCAGATCATCCGCCGCAACGGCGCGGTGGTCTCGTTCGAGCCAAGCAAGATCGCCGTGGCCCTGATGAAGGCCTTCCTGGCGGTGCACGGCACCAGCGGTGCTGCTTCGGCCAGCGTGCGCGAGACGGTGGATGCACTGACCGAGAGCGTGGTGCGCGCGCTGCTGCGTTCGCGTCCCAGCGGCGGCACCTTCCATATTGAAGATGTGCAGGACCATGTCGAACTGGGCCTGATGCGCGGCGGCCACCATGAAGTGGCCCGCGCCTATGTGCTGTACCGCGAGCGCCGTTCGCAGGAGCGCCTGCGCCAGGGCGAGACGGTGGCTGCCAAGCAAGTCCAGCCCGAGCTGTTCGTCGTCGATGGTGGCCAGCGCGTGCCGCTGGACCTGGCCAAGCTCTCGGCCCTGATCAGCTCGTCTTGCGAAGGCCTGGGTGCCGACGTCAAGGCCGAGCCCATCCTCGCCGAGACCCAGCGCAACCTGTACGACGGCGTGCCCATCGACGAGGTCTACAAGGCCGCCATCCTGGCCGCCCGTACCCTGATCGAGAAGGACCCCAGCTACAGCCAGGCCACGGCGCGTCTGCTGATGCACACGGTCCGCAAGGAAATCCTGGGCGAGGAAGTGACGCAGGCCGAGATGCATTCGCGCTATGCCGAGTACTTCCCGCAATTCATCAAGAAGGGCATCCAGGCCGAATTGCTGGACGAGAAGCTGGCCCAGTACGACCTGGCCAAGCTGGGCGGCGCGCTGAAGGCCGACCGCGACTTCCAGTTCGACTACCTGGGCCTGCAGACCCTGTTCGATCGCTACTTCCTGCACGTCGAGGGTCGTCGCATCGAGATGCCCCAGGCCTTCTTCATGCGCGTGGCCATGGGCCTGGCGCTGAACGAGATCGACCGCGAAGCCCGCGCCATCGAGTTCTATGAAGTGCTGTCGAGCTTCGACTTCATGTCGAGCACGCCGACGCTGTTCAACTCCGGCACCCGCCGCTCGCAGCTGTCGAGCTGCTATCTGACGACGGTGGCTGACGACCTGGACGGCATCTACGAGGCACTGAAGGAAAACGCGCTGCTGTCCAAGTTCGCCGGCGGCCTGGGCAACGACTGGACCCCGGTGCGCGCGCTGGGCTCGCACATCAAGGGCACGAACGGCAAGTCGCAAGGCGTGGTGCCGTTCCTGAAGGTGGTGAACGACACGGCCGTGGCCGTGAACCAGGGCGGCAAGCGCAAGGGCGCCGTCTGCGCCTATCTGGAGTCCTGGCACCTGGACATCGAAGAGTTCCTGGAACTGCGCAAAAACACCGGCGACGACCGCCGCCGCACCCACGACATGAACACGGCGAACTGGATTCCCGACCTGTTCATGCGCCGCGTGATGGACGGTGGCGACTGGACGCTTTTCTCGCCGTCCACCTGCCCGGACTTGCACGACCTGTTCGGCAAGGAATTCGAAGCCGCCTACACCGCCTATGAAGCCAAGGCCGACCGTGGCGAGCTGAAGCTGTTCAAGCGCATGCCGGCCAAGGACCTGTGGCGCAAGATGCTCTCGATGCTGTTCGAGACCGGCCATCCCTGGATCACCTTCAAGGACGCCTGCAATGTGCGTTCGCCGCAGCAGCACGTGGGCGTGGTGCACTCGTCGAATCTGTGCACCGAGATCACGCTGAACACCAATGACAGCGAAATCGCGGTCTGCAATCTGGGCTCGGTCAACCTGAAGCAGCATCTGAAGGATGGCGGCATCGACCATGCCAAGCTGAAGAAGACGGTGGCGACGGCGATGCGCATGCTCGACAACGTCATCGACATCAACTACTACGCCGTCAAGAAGGCCCGCGATTCCAACCTGCGTCACCGTCCGGTCGGCCTGGGCATCATGGGCTTCCAGGACGCGCTGTACGCGCTGCGCACGCCCTATGCCTCGCAAGAGGCGGTGGAGTTCGCCGACCGTTCGATGGAAGCCGTCTGCTACTACGCCTACTGGGCTTCGACCGAGCTGGCGCAAGAGCGTGGTCGCTATTCCAGCTATCGCGGCTCGCTGTGGGACCGCGGCATCCTGCCGATCGATTCGCTGGACCTGCTGGCCGAAGCCCGCGGTGGCTACGTCGAGGTGGACCGCAGCCAGACCATGGACTGGAACTCGCTGCGCGGCCGCATCGCCGAGCACGGCATGCGCAACAGCAACTGCGTCGCCATCGCTCCGACCGCGACCATCTCCAACATCATCGGCGTGGATGCCTCGATCGAGCCTTGCTTCGGCAATCTCTCGGTCAAGTCCAACCTGTCGGGCGAGTTCACCGTCATCAACGAAGCCCTGGTCCGCGACTTGAAGAAGCTGGGCCTGTGGGACGACGTGATGGTGATGGACCTGAAGCACTTCGATGGTTCGCTGCGTCGCATCGACCGCGTGCCTGAAGAGCTGAAGAACCTGTACGCCACGGCCTTCGAGGTCGAGACCGAGTGGCTGGTGGAAGCCGCAGCGCGTCGCCAGAAGTGGATCGACCAGGCGCAGAGCCTGAACATCTACATGGCCGGCGCTTCGGGCAAGAAGCTGGACGAGACCTACAAGCTCGCCTGGTTGCGCGGCCTGAAGACGACCTACTACCTGCGCACCATCAGCGCCTCTTCGATCGAGAAGAGCACGGTCACGAAGTCGGGTCAGCTCAACTCGGTGTCGAGCTCAAGCGGCGCAATCCATGCGGCTCCGGCTGCTGTCGAGACGGCCTCTGTTGCGCAAGACGCCACACCTGCAACCGATATCAAGTTCTGCTCGATTGATAACCCGGACTGCGAGGCTTGCCAGTAA
- a CDS encoding histone: MATAKKAPAKKAAPAKKAAPAKKPAAKKAAPAKKAAPAKKAAPAKKPAAKKAAPAKKAAAPKKAAPAKKPAAKKAAPAKKAAAPKKAAPAKKPAAKKAAPAKKAAAPKKAAAAKKPAAKKAAAPKKPAAKKAAAPKKAAAKPAAAKPAAAKPAAKPAAKKAAPAAKPAAAAPAPAAKTALSPQAAWPFPTGNKP; the protein is encoded by the coding sequence ATGGCAACTGCAAAGAAGGCACCGGCCAAGAAGGCCGCTCCCGCCAAGAAGGCCGCTCCGGCCAAGAAGCCCGCGGCCAAGAAGGCTGCTCCGGCAAAGAAGGCCGCTCCGGCCAAGAAGGCTGCTCCGGCTAAGAAGCCCGCTGCCAAGAAGGCTGCTCCGGCCAAGAAGGCTGCAGCTCCCAAGAAGGCTGCTCCGGCCAAGAAGCCCGCTGCCAAGAAGGCTGCACCGGCCAAGAAGGCTGCTGCTCCTAAGAAGGCTGCTCCGGCCAAGAAGCCCGCTGCCAAGAAGGCTGCACCGGCCAAGAAGGCTGCTGCTCCCAAGAAGGCCGCCGCTGCCAAGAAGCCTGCTGCCAAGAAGGCCGCTGCTCCTAAGAAGCCTGCTGCCAAGAAGGCCGCTGCTCCTAAGAAGGCTGCTGCCAAGCCTGCCGCTGCGAAGCCTGCCGCTGCTAAGCCTGCTGCGAAGCCCGCTGCCAAGAAGGCTGCCCCGGCCGCCAAGCCTGCCGCTGCTGCGCCCGCTCCTGCTGCCAAGACGGCACTGAGCCCGCAAGCCGCATGGCCGTTCCCGACGGGCAACAAGCCCTGA
- a CDS encoding sigma-54 dependent transcriptional regulator, producing MSAQQSLLVIDDEPDLLTLYELTLLREGYELETAGTVEAALERLQARRFSAVITDMKLPDGSGLDVLNWLERQARDEKTLVITAFGSPENAVEALKAGAYDYLTKPVDLRQFRMVVAAALGRGPRAEAPSPVRGSSKPATPVVDIPTEPAAGEESAALKSALQRLAGESSAMRQVRALIGKVARSMAPVLLQGESGTGKELVSRAIHDAGARAVGPFVAVNCGAIPEQLLEAEFFGYRKGAFTGANEDRDGFFKAAHGGTLFLDEIGDLPLAMQSKLLRAIQERSVRPIGAVSEAPVNVRIVSATHKDLGAEVAAGRFRQDLFYRLNVIQIRVPPLRERIEDLGAISERVLERIARDAGVSPPPRLTGEALGQLARYAFPGNVRELENLLHRALALSGGETIDAEDLDLPDAALDDSQFATLDDPLASLPPTQPAPLEVVQLPQDLALFLDEVERDILVRALERHRYNRTAAGAALGLSLRQIRYRMARLGITVGEGGGDS from the coding sequence ATGAGTGCCCAACAAAGCCTGCTGGTCATCGATGACGAACCCGACCTGCTGACGCTCTATGAGCTGACCTTGCTGCGCGAGGGCTATGAACTCGAGACGGCCGGCACGGTGGAGGCCGCCCTGGAACGACTGCAGGCACGTCGCTTCAGCGCCGTGATCACCGACATGAAGCTGCCCGATGGCAGTGGCCTCGACGTGCTGAACTGGCTGGAACGCCAGGCTCGTGACGAGAAGACCCTGGTGATCACGGCCTTCGGCTCGCCGGAGAACGCGGTCGAGGCGCTGAAGGCCGGGGCCTATGACTATCTGACCAAGCCGGTGGACCTGCGCCAGTTCCGCATGGTCGTGGCTGCGGCGCTGGGCCGTGGTCCCAGGGCCGAGGCGCCCAGTCCGGTGCGCGGTTCGAGCAAGCCCGCGACGCCAGTGGTCGATATCCCGACCGAGCCTGCGGCTGGCGAGGAAAGTGCTGCGCTGAAGTCGGCGTTGCAGCGGCTGGCCGGCGAGTCTTCGGCGATGCGCCAGGTACGGGCGCTGATAGGCAAGGTCGCGCGCAGCATGGCGCCGGTGCTGCTCCAAGGCGAATCGGGTACCGGCAAGGAGTTGGTGTCCAGGGCGATCCACGATGCCGGAGCCCGCGCCGTGGGCCCCTTCGTCGCGGTGAACTGCGGCGCCATCCCGGAGCAATTGCTTGAGGCCGAGTTTTTCGGCTACCGCAAGGGCGCTTTCACAGGCGCCAACGAGGACCGGGACGGTTTTTTCAAGGCCGCGCATGGCGGCACGCTGTTCCTCGACGAGATCGGCGACCTGCCGCTGGCCATGCAGAGCAAGCTGCTTCGCGCCATCCAGGAGCGCTCGGTGCGCCCGATAGGAGCGGTCAGCGAAGCGCCGGTCAATGTGCGCATCGTCAGCGCCACCCACAAGGACCTGGGTGCCGAGGTGGCCGCGGGGCGCTTCCGCCAGGACTTGTTCTACCGGCTCAATGTGATCCAGATCCGCGTGCCGCCGCTGCGCGAACGCATCGAGGACCTGGGGGCGATCAGCGAACGGGTACTGGAGCGCATCGCCCGCGACGCCGGCGTCTCACCACCGCCGCGCCTGACCGGCGAGGCTCTGGGCCAGCTGGCGCGCTATGCCTTCCCCGGCAATGTGCGAGAGCTCGAGAACCTGCTGCATCGCGCGCTGGCCCTGTCGGGCGGCGAGACCATCGATGCCGAGGACCTGGACTTGCCGGACGCCGCGCTGGACGACTCGCAGTTCGCCACGCTTGACGATCCGCTGGCCAGCCTGCCGCCAACCCAGCCTGCCCCGCTGGAGGTGGTCCAGCTGCCGCAAGACCTGGCCCTGTTCCTGGACGAGGTCGAGCGCGACATCCTGGTGCGTGCCCTGGAACGGCATCGCTACAACCGCACGGCGGCTGGTGCCGCGCTGGGCCTGTCGCTACGGCAGATCCGCTACCGCATGGCGCGGCTGGGCATCACGGTGGGCGAGGGCGGCGGCGACAGCTGA
- a CDS encoding ribonucleotide-diphosphate reductase subunit beta, with product MLDWEEELKPAPRVTPNVAPSLAQVASASVSPSHSAPAVSAPVAHTERRVKAADKRIINGATDVNQLVPFKYKWAWEKYLATCANHWMPQEVNMSRDIALWKDPNGLTEDERRIIKRNLGFFVTADSLAANNIVLGTYRHITAPECRQFLLRQAFEEAIHTHAYQYIVESLGLDESEIFNAYNEVKSIRDKDEFLIPFIDAIMNPDFKTGTLENDQTLLKSLIVFACLMEGLFFYVGFTQILAMGRQNKMTGAAEQYQYILRDESMHCNFGIDLINQIKLENPQLWNAQFKAEIKALFLKAVELEYRYAEDTMPRGVLGLNASMFKGYLRFIANRRAVQIGLEELFPNEENPFPWMSEMIDLKKERNFFETRVIEYQSGGALSWD from the coding sequence ATGCTTGATTGGGAAGAAGAACTGAAGCCCGCTCCAAGAGTCACTCCGAATGTCGCACCGAGCCTTGCTCAGGTCGCGAGCGCCTCAGTCTCCCCCTCGCATTCCGCCCCCGCTGTTTCGGCTCCCGTCGCTCACACCGAGCGCCGCGTGAAGGCCGCTGACAAGCGCATCATCAACGGCGCCACTGACGTCAACCAGCTGGTGCCGTTCAAGTACAAGTGGGCCTGGGAAAAATACCTCGCCACCTGCGCCAACCACTGGATGCCGCAGGAAGTGAACATGTCGCGCGACATCGCGCTCTGGAAGGACCCGAACGGTCTGACCGAAGATGAGCGCCGCATCATCAAGCGCAACCTCGGCTTCTTCGTCACCGCCGATTCGCTGGCCGCCAACAACATCGTGCTGGGCACCTACCGGCACATTACCGCGCCCGAATGCCGCCAGTTCCTGCTGCGCCAGGCCTTCGAGGAAGCGATTCACACCCACGCCTACCAATACATCGTCGAGTCGCTCGGCCTGGACGAGAGCGAGATCTTCAACGCCTACAACGAGGTGAAGTCGATCCGCGACAAGGACGAGTTCTTGATCCCGTTCATCGACGCGATCATGAATCCGGACTTCAAGACCGGCACGTTGGAGAACGACCAGACGCTGCTGAAGTCGCTGATCGTTTTCGCCTGCCTGATGGAAGGCCTGTTCTTCTACGTGGGCTTCACCCAGATCCTGGCCATGGGTCGCCAGAACAAGATGACCGGCGCTGCCGAGCAGTACCAGTACATCCTGCGCGACGAGTCCATGCACTGCAATTTCGGCATCGACCTGATCAACCAGATCAAGCTCGAGAACCCGCAGCTCTGGAACGCCCAGTTCAAGGCTGAGATCAAGGCCCTGTTCCTGAAGGCCGTCGAGCTCGAGTACCGCTATGCCGAGGACACCATGCCGCGCGGCGTGCTGGGCCTCAATGCTTCCATGTTCAAGGGCTATCTGCGCTTCATCGCCAACCGTCGTGCGGTGCAGATCGGCCTTGAGGAGCTCTTCCCGAACGAGGAAAACCCGTTCCCGTGGATGAGCGAAATGATCGACCTGAAGAAGGAACGTAATTTCTTCGAGACGCGCGTCATCGAATACCAATCCGGTGGCGCACTGTCCTGGGATTGA
- a CDS encoding zinc-ribbon and DUF3426 domain-containing protein, which translates to MNLATRCTACGTIFRVVQDQLRVSDGWVRCGRCAEVFDAREQLFDMDREPPPPWPATPAAAPAATRRESEALEPEAPPPAPPPQPAWTEDDSHYEEPVEEPEAPPPAAPVTAPAPEPMTAGPREPHFDADPVFADDPEPSMDAPVIAIDPRPDVVLDPRLNEIAAEPAVTTSPATTATAAAAPTPEFLRKAQAQERWQRPGVRISLGLGCLLMLGLLAAQFTWQFRDMLASQYPALAPTLRTACESLGCKIQPWRHIESLSVEQSSLTQAGSGNHYKLGLSLRNKSDSELALPWVELNLTDAGGQLVARRMISPADFNLKADRIAARGEQPLQLVFGSSQRVSGYTVEIFYP; encoded by the coding sequence ATGAACCTTGCCACCCGTTGCACTGCCTGCGGCACCATCTTCCGCGTGGTGCAGGACCAGCTGCGTGTCTCCGACGGCTGGGTTCGCTGCGGCCGCTGCGCCGAGGTCTTCGACGCCCGCGAGCAGCTGTTCGACATGGACCGCGAGCCGCCGCCCCCCTGGCCGGCCACGCCGGCCGCCGCACCGGCTGCAACCCGGCGCGAGTCCGAGGCCCTCGAGCCTGAGGCACCACCGCCGGCACCACCACCTCAGCCCGCTTGGACCGAGGACGATTCGCACTACGAAGAGCCCGTCGAAGAGCCGGAAGCGCCGCCTCCTGCAGCGCCTGTGACTGCGCCTGCACCTGAGCCCATGACGGCAGGTCCGCGAGAACCGCATTTCGATGCGGACCCGGTGTTCGCCGATGATCCCGAGCCGTCGATGGATGCGCCGGTGATCGCCATCGATCCCAGGCCGGACGTGGTGCTGGATCCTCGGCTGAATGAGATCGCCGCCGAACCTGCGGTCACGACCTCGCCTGCCACCACGGCAACGGCTGCCGCGGCGCCAACGCCGGAATTCCTGCGCAAGGCCCAGGCCCAGGAGCGCTGGCAGCGACCGGGCGTGCGGATCTCGCTCGGGCTCGGTTGCCTGCTGATGCTGGGCCTGCTCGCAGCCCAGTTCACCTGGCAGTTCCGCGACATGCTGGCCAGCCAATATCCAGCCCTGGCGCCCACGCTGCGCACGGCCTGCGAAAGCCTGGGGTGCAAGATCCAGCCCTGGCGCCACATCGAATCGCTGTCGGTCGAGCAGAGCTCGCTCACGCAGGCCGGCTCCGGCAATCACTACAAGCTGGGCCTGAGCCTGCGCAACAAGTCGGACAGCGAGCTGGCCCTGCCCTGGGTCGAGCTGAATCTCACCGACGCCGGCGGCCAGTTGGTGGCGCGGCGCATGATCTCGCCGGCAGATTTCAATCTGAAGGCCGACCGCATCGCGGCCCGCGGTGAACAACCGCTGCAGCTGGTGTTCGGCAGCAGCCAGCGGGTCAGTGGCTACACGGTCGAGATCTTCTACCCCTGA